Proteins encoded together in one Strongyloides ratti genome assembly S_ratti_ED321, scaffold srae_chrx_scaffold0000007 window:
- a CDS encoding SH2 domain-containing protein: protein MMGVLQDILDKMYVEPELLAGLNDIDKQRLFKQMREEQVRRYNENELLYEKLIREGVIKKDPSSKRVQWKNREDGDVYTYIFGEDEPERKLHEDEDYKNHDINIHEKELMFDKLLKFNNNESENLNEEQLKKQLGEMEISPEFVKEYNPQNQFSVQKASQLLFGIPNVNGKVAAAKLAFENNNRQSQSMFYDNPYNGQINNSTNNDKTKSSLSNNKTIIPVTEILTTPNVSLEDNSIGVKDLLNQFENLPYQNGHSSSSKSLNNMSSSTPQNMSQSFPVSNGQIPIVSTNSIVANAKAKLYIHEPELKNRQNVILEKLKEERQRLRNESISDNEKQIKEYDDDIDNIKQTEKKIKEIAAKAREAHRKQELRTSSPLLNIVNGFDKNITFKEAIKKIPRPPKPENRNAIIKWFKEKEIPVGAGIDPSTKYPSIWFHGIISRDTAEKLLSKTMCGSFLVRVSERIWGYTVSYSFGDGTYKHFLIERINQGYQFLGTNQIVHYSLNDLVKHHFTSPVTFNGNEIFKYPIGQNSKIPDYFELFDGIKYYK from the exons atgatgggGGTTCTTCAAGATATTCTTGATAAA atgtaTGTAGAGCCTGAATTATTAGCTGGTCTTAATGACATTGATAAACAAAGATTATTCAAGCAAATGAGAGAGGAACAAGTACGTAGgtataatgaaaatgaattaCTATACGAAAAATTGATAAGAGAAggtgtaattaaaaaagatccATCATCGAAGCGAGTTCAATGGAAAAATAGAGAAGATGGTGAtgtttatacatatatatttggCGAAGATGAACCAGAAAGAAAGTTACATGAGGATgaagattataaaaatcatgatataaatatacatgaaaaagaattaatgtttgataaattattaaaatttaacaataatgaaagtgaaaatttaaatgaagaacagttaaaaaaacaattaggTGAAATGGAAATAAGTCCTGAATTTGTTAAAGAATATAATCCACAAAATCAATTTTCTGTTCAAAAAGCTtcacaattattatttggtATACCTAATGTTAATGGAAAAGTTGCAGCTGCAAAATTAgcatttgaaaataataataggcAATCGCAATCAATGTTTTATGATAATCCTTATAATGGacaaattaataattctacaaataatgataaaacaaaatcatccttatctaataataaaacaattatccCAGTTACAGAAATACTTACAACACCTAATGTATCATTAGAAGATAATTCAATTGGTGTAAAAGATCTTCTTAAtcaatttgaaaatttaccTTATCAAAATGGGCATTCTTCTAGTagtaaaagtttaaataatatgtcGTCATCTACGCCGCAAAATATGTCACAATCATTTCCAGTTTCGAATGGTCAAATACCTATTGTAAGTACAAATTCGATTGTTGCAAATGCTAAAGCAAAACTTTATATACATGAACCAGAATTAAAAAACCGCCAAAAtgtaatattagaaaaattaaaagaagaaaGGCAGCGATTAAGAAATGAATCGATTAGTGATAATGAGAAACAAATTAAAGAATATGATGatgatattgataatattaaacaaacagaaaaaaaaattaaagaaattgcTGCTAAAGCTCGTGAAGCACATAGAAAACAAGAATTAAGAACATCTTCaccattattaaatattgtcaatggttttgataaaaatataacatttaaagaAGCTATTAAAAAGATACCACGTCCACCAAAACCAGAAAATAGAAATGCTATAATAAAATGgtttaaagaaaaagaaattccTGTAGGAGCAGGTATTGATCCATCTACAAAATATCCTTCAATATGGTTTCATGGTATTATATCTCGTGATACAGCAGAAAAATTGTTATCAAAAACAATGTGTGGTTCATTTTTAGTTCGGGTATCTGAACGTATATGGGGATATACAGTATCATATTCTTTTGGTGATGGTACATATAAACATTTCTTAATTGAAAGAATAAATCAAGGATATCAATTTTTAGGTACAAATCAAATTGTACATTATAGTTTAAATGATTTAGTTAAACATCATTTCACTTCACCAGTGACATTTAATGgcaatgaaatatttaaatatcctATTGGACAGAATAGCAAAATACCTGATTATTTTGAATTGTTTGATggcattaaatattataaataa